The Streptomyces sp. SS1-1 genome has a segment encoding these proteins:
- a CDS encoding ABC transporter permease, with the protein MRRVLLRLVLACALPAVLVTVWWVASAGSTDVYWPPLRTILTAFPDVWTADRLRGDVLPSVWRLAAGYALAAVAGVALGTLIGSHRRVRAVCEPVLEFLRAIPPPVLVPVIMLFAGIGDTMKVAVIASGCVWPVLLNTVEGVRAVDPVMAETARSYGISGAARLRSLVLPSAGPQIFAGLRQALSIGIILMVISEMFAASNGLGFTIVQFQRGFAIPDMWTGILLLGTLGVVLSLVFRLVERRVLGWYHGLRASARRSP; encoded by the coding sequence GTGAGACGGGTGCTGCTGCGGCTGGTCCTGGCGTGCGCGCTGCCCGCCGTGCTGGTCACCGTCTGGTGGGTGGCGTCGGCCGGCAGCACGGACGTGTACTGGCCGCCGCTGCGGACGATCCTCACGGCGTTCCCGGACGTGTGGACGGCGGACCGGCTGCGCGGCGACGTCCTGCCGAGCGTGTGGCGGCTGGCGGCCGGTTACGCGCTGGCGGCCGTCGCCGGGGTGGCGCTCGGCACGCTCATCGGCTCCCACCGGCGGGTGCGGGCGGTGTGCGAACCGGTCCTGGAGTTCCTGCGCGCGATACCGCCGCCCGTTCTGGTGCCGGTCATCATGCTGTTCGCGGGGATCGGCGACACGATGAAGGTCGCGGTGATCGCGAGCGGCTGCGTCTGGCCCGTGCTGCTGAACACCGTGGAGGGCGTCCGCGCGGTGGACCCGGTGATGGCGGAGACGGCCCGGTCCTACGGGATCTCGGGGGCGGCCCGGCTGCGGAGCCTGGTGCTGCCCTCGGCGGGCCCGCAGATCTTCGCGGGACTGCGCCAGGCCCTGTCCATCGGCATCATCCTCATGGTGATCAGCGAGATGTTCGCCGCCAGCAACGGGCTCGGCTTCACCATCGTGCAGTTCCAGCGGGGGTTCGCGATCCCCGACATGTGGACCGGCATCCTCCTCCTCGGGACGCTGGGCGTCGTGCTGTCGCTTGTCTTCCGGCTGGTCGAGCGGCGGGTGCTCGGCTGGTACCACGGTCTGCGCGCCTCGGCCCGGCGGTCGCCGTGA
- a CDS encoding ABC transporter permease — translation MRGTNAALGVAGLAGFLALAEAVPRLGLVDDDYLPPAGRIAVALGDEAADPAFWTALGDTLTGWALGLALASGAGIVLGVVLSVVPYLRQATASTVEFLRPIPSVALIPLAVLLYGSELRSVLLLVVYASFWQVLIQVLYGVQDVDPVAEETARSYGLGPWARIRYVLWPTALPYVMTGVRLAAAVALILAVTAELVIGAPGLGQRIGVAQTSQAVPEMYALIVVTGLLGLVINVGARAVERRALAWHQSVRGEVTV, via the coding sequence GTGAGGGGCACGAACGCCGCGCTCGGCGTGGCGGGGCTCGCCGGCTTCCTGGCCCTCGCCGAGGCGGTGCCGCGACTCGGCCTGGTGGACGACGACTATCTGCCGCCGGCCGGCCGGATCGCCGTCGCGCTCGGGGACGAGGCCGCCGACCCCGCGTTCTGGACCGCGCTCGGCGACACGCTCACCGGCTGGGCGCTGGGCCTCGCGCTCGCGTCCGGCGCGGGGATCGTGCTCGGCGTCGTCCTGTCGGTCGTGCCGTATCTGCGGCAGGCCACCGCCTCCACCGTCGAGTTCCTGCGGCCCATCCCCTCCGTCGCCCTCATCCCGCTCGCGGTGCTGCTCTACGGCTCCGAACTGCGCTCGGTACTCCTGCTCGTCGTCTACGCGTCCTTCTGGCAGGTGCTCATCCAGGTCCTGTACGGCGTCCAGGACGTCGACCCGGTCGCCGAGGAGACGGCGCGGTCGTACGGTCTGGGCCCCTGGGCGCGCATCCGGTACGTGCTGTGGCCGACCGCGCTGCCCTATGTGATGACGGGCGTGCGGCTCGCGGCGGCCGTCGCGCTGATCCTCGCCGTCACCGCCGAACTCGTCATCGGGGCGCCGGGGCTCGGGCAGCGCATCGGCGTGGCGCAGACCTCGCAGGCGGTGCCCGAGATGTACGCGCTGATCGTGGTGACGGGCCTGCTGGGGCTCGTCATCAACGTGGGGGCGCGTGCGGTGGAGCGCCGGGCGCTGGCCTGGCACCAGTCGGTGCGCGGAGAGGTGACGGTGTGA